One stretch of Paraburkholderia fungorum DNA includes these proteins:
- a CDS encoding DUF4870 family protein, protein MEQSHESYPPPVYRNAMEPERERSLRTLTHVLYALYAVHWLTGGLTILIAIIINYVKRPDVVGTPYEAHFQWQIRSFWLCLLGYAIGGVLLFVVIGIPVLWAVSIWMLYRIIKGWLYLYDNKPLANPRGWV, encoded by the coding sequence ATGGAACAGTCGCACGAGAGCTATCCGCCGCCGGTCTACCGCAACGCGATGGAGCCTGAGCGTGAGCGCAGCCTGCGCACGCTTACCCACGTGCTGTATGCGTTGTATGCGGTCCACTGGCTGACGGGCGGGCTGACGATCCTCATCGCGATCATCATCAACTACGTGAAGCGGCCCGATGTGGTGGGCACGCCGTACGAAGCCCACTTTCAGTGGCAGATCCGCTCTTTCTGGCTGTGCCTGCTCGGTTATGCGATTGGCGGCGTGCTGCTGTTCGTCGTGATTGGCATACCGGTTCTGTGGGCCGTCAGCATCTGGATGTTGTACCGTATTATCAAAGGCTGGCTGTATCTGTACGATAACAAGCCGCTTGCGAATCCGCGGGGCTGGGTCTGA
- a CDS encoding phosphoribosyl-ATP diphosphatase — MTQSTQASTNDTLLRLAAIIDSRKGGDPDVSYVSRLFHKGDDAILKKIGEEATEVVLAAKDTRHGGAPKALVGEVADLWFHCLVMLSHFDLSPADVLAELERREGLSGLEEKALRKSLEREQNGD; from the coding sequence ATGACGCAATCCACGCAAGCTTCCACGAACGACACGCTGCTGCGTCTCGCGGCGATCATCGACAGCCGCAAGGGCGGCGATCCGGACGTTTCCTATGTGTCCCGTCTGTTCCACAAGGGCGACGACGCGATTCTGAAGAAGATCGGCGAAGAAGCCACCGAAGTCGTACTGGCCGCGAAGGACACGCGCCACGGCGGCGCGCCGAAGGCGCTGGTTGGCGAAGTCGCGGACCTGTGGTTCCACTGCCTCGTGATGCTGTCGCACTTCGACCTGAGCCCGGCGGACGTGCTCGCCGAACTCGAGCGCCGCGAAGGCCTGTCGGGTCTCGAAGAAAAGGCGCTGCGCAAGAGCCTCGAGCGCGAACAGAACGGCGATTGA
- the hisI gene encoding phosphoribosyl-AMP cyclohydrolase, translating to MVNPSAVNWLDKVRWDANGLVPVIAQEASTNDVLMFAWMNREALAKTIELGRAVYFSRSRQRLWFKGEESGHVQHVHEVRLDCDEDVVLLKVEQVSGIACHTGRHSCFFQKFEGSVDDGDWVAVDPVLKDPEHIYK from the coding sequence GTGGTGAATCCCTCGGCAGTGAATTGGCTCGACAAGGTCAGGTGGGACGCGAACGGCCTCGTACCGGTGATCGCGCAGGAAGCGTCGACGAACGACGTGCTGATGTTCGCGTGGATGAACCGCGAAGCTCTGGCGAAGACCATTGAATTGGGCCGCGCGGTGTATTTCTCACGCTCGCGTCAGCGCCTGTGGTTCAAGGGCGAGGAGTCTGGCCACGTGCAGCATGTGCATGAAGTGCGGCTCGATTGCGACGAAGACGTCGTGTTACTGAAGGTCGAGCAGGTGTCGGGCATCGCGTGCCACACCGGCCGTCACTCGTGCTTTTTCCAGAAATTTGAAGGCTCGGTGGACGATGGCGACTGGGTTGCCGTCGATCCCGTGCTGAAAGACCCCGAACACATCTACAAATGA